In Gossypium arboreum isolate Shixiya-1 chromosome 5, ASM2569848v2, whole genome shotgun sequence, a single genomic region encodes these proteins:
- the LOC108489893 gene encoding phosphate transporter PHO1 homolog 3-like — translation MKFGKEFASQMVPEWQNAYMDYEYLKTLLKEIQRFKHRTKPPSTGLKRKLTLYRAFSGLTQKNHHNPTSPSSASPDIESQPILVNSVERNGSESYETTFLMSSDEGGEYELVYFRRLDDELNKVNKFYKDKVEEVMKEANVLNKQMDALIAFRIKVENPPVNFDRSVEMTRLASDIAVSTASLSVPTTPSGGRSKSKRAAHLEAIEESTHGQTEDDKDDEKEMETPVQEPKPPKPKIKGVKPAPLEVLDRVKMNNTLETPRSTIKGVLQVPKQAEMSFSRENLRKVEDQLKRAFVEFYQKLRLLKSYSFLNTLAFSKIMKKYDKITSRSASRSYMKMVDNSNLGSSDDITKLMERVEATFIKHFSNANRTKGMNILRPKAKRDRHRVTFSTGFLAGCMASLLLALIMIIRLRRIMDSRGRTIYMETMFPLYSLFGFIVLHMLMYAIDIFYWRKYRVNYAFIFGFKPGTELGYREVLLLSFGLGTLALAAVLCNLDMEMDPKTKDYKAFTELLPLLLVLVLLIILFLPFKILYRTNRFFFLTCLFHSICAPLYKVTLPDFFLADQLTSQVQAIRSLEFYVCYYGWGDFKHRENKCRDSNVFATFYFIVAVLPYMARLLQCLRRLFEERDPVQGYNGLKYFLTIVAVCLRTAYYVNTGIGWRVIVGIVSAIAAIFCTYWDFVYDWGLLNRQSKNPWLRDKLLVPHKYIYFGAMGLNVVLRFAWLQTVLNFKFDLHRETLATLVASLEIIRRGVWNFFRLENEHLNNVGKYRAFKSVPLPFNYDEDDDKDD, via the exons ATGAAGTTCGGGAAGGAATTCGCGTCGCAGATGGTGCCGGAATGGCAAAATGCGTACATGGATTATGAATACTTGAAGACTCTTTTAAAAGAAATCCAACGTTTCAAGCATAGGACGAAGCCACCGTCTACTGGTTTAAAACGAAAACTTACACTTTATAGAGCTTTCAGTGGGCTAACGCAGAAGAACCACCACAACCCCACCAGCCCTTCTTCTGCATCACCCGATATCGAAAGCCAACCCATTCTGGTAAACTCCGTCGAACGGAACGGTTCAGAAAGTTACGAAACCACGTTCCTTATGTCGTCGGATGAGGGGGGAGAGTATGAGCTGGTTTACTTTAGAAGGCTTGATGATGAGCTGAACAAAGTGAACAAATTTTATAAGGATAAGGTGGAGGAAGTGATGAAAGAAGCAAATGTTTTGAACAAACAAATGGATGCTTTGATTGCTTTTAGGATCAAAGTTGAGAATCCCCCGGTGAATTTCGATAGGTCCGTCGAGATGACTCGTCTTGCTTCCGACATTGCTGTTTCCACTGCATCACTGTCGGTTCCTACTACTCCATCTGGGGGTAGATCAAAGAGCA AAAGAGCTGCTCACTTGGAAGCCATTGAAGAAAGCACCCATGGACAAACTGAAGATGATAAAGATGATGAGAAAGAGATGGAAACTCCAGTTCAGGAGCCAAAACCGCCGAAACCCAAAATCAAGGGGGTGAAGCCCGCACCGCTAGAAGTACTAGATCGGGTGAAGATGAACAACACTCTCGAAACTCCTCGTTCCACCATTAAAGGTGTTCTGCAGGTTCCAAAACAGGCGGAGATGAGTTTCAGTAGGGAAAATCTAAGAAAAGTTGAAGATCAACTCAAGCGGGCTTTCGTTGAATTTTACCAAAAGCTTCGCCTGCTTAAAAGTTACAG CTTTTTGAATACCTTGGCATTCTCCAAAATCATGAAGAAGTATGATAAGATCACATCGAGAAGTGCATCGAGATCTTACATGAAAATGGTGGATAACTCCAACCTTGGTAGCTCTGATGATATTACAAAGCTGATGGAGAGAGTTGAAGCTACATTCATCAAGCATTTTTCCAATGCCAATCGTACTAAAGGGATGAATATCTTAAGACCCAAAGCCAAAAGAGACAGGCATAGGGTAACTTTTTCAACTG GTTTTCTGGCTGGTTGCATGGCCTCTCTTCTTCTAGCCCTTATAATGATCATTCGGCTCCGTAGAATCATGGATAGTAGAGGGAGGACTATATATATGGAAACCATGTTTCCCCTTTATAG TTTGTTCGGATTCATTGTTCTACACATGCTGATGTATGCAATCGACATTTTCTACTGGAGAAAGTACCGAGTGAATTACGCCTTCATATTCGGTTTCAAGCCGGGAACCGAATTAGGCTACCGAGAAGTTCTTCTTCTGAGCTTCGGCCTTGGAACATTAGCATTAGCTGCTGTGCTCTGCAACCTTGACATGGAGATGGATCCCAAAACAAAAGACTATAAAGCTTTCACCGAGCTTCTTCCCCTACTCTTGGTCCtg GTTCTACTTATCATCCTGTTCCTGCCATTCAAAATCTTGTATCGAACGAATCGTTTCTTCTTCCTTACATGCTTGTTTCACAGTATCTGCGCTCCACTATACAAGGTCACACTGCCTGATTTCTTCTTAGCTGATCAATTAACTAGCCAGGTACAAGCCATTAGGAGCTTGGAGTTCTATGTTTGCTACTACGGATGGGGAGATTTTAAACACAGGGAAAACAAGTGCAGAGACAGTAATGTGTTTGCGACTTTCTACTTCATCGTGGCGGTGCTTCCCTACATGGCTCGCCTTCTCCAGTGCCTACGCCGCCTGTTCGAGGAGAGAGATCCGGTCCAAGGATACAATGGACTCAAATATTTCCTCACCATCGTAGCCGTTTGCCTGAGAACGGCTTACTACGTTAACACGGGGATTGGATGGAGAGTAATAGTTGGGATAGTGTCGGCCATTGCAGCAATATTTTGTACGTACTGGGACTTCGTGTATGACTGGGGACTACTAAACCGACAATCCAAGAACCCTTGGTTGAGAGACAAACTCCTTGTTCCTCACAAGTATATATATTTTGGAGCCATG GGTTTGAATGTGGTGCTGAGATTTGCGTGGCTCCAAACTGTGTTGAATTTCAAGTTTGATTTGCATCGAGAAACGCTGGCTACTCTTGTCGCCAGTCTTGAGATCATTCGTCGTGGCGTATGGAATTTCTTCAG GTTGGAAAATGAGCATTTGAACAATGTTGGGAAGTACCGAGCATTCAAGTCCGTACCGTTGCCGTTCAATTATGACGAGGACGATGACAAAGATGATTGA